From the Chryseobacterium sp. G0201 genome, the window TGCCCAGGATCTTTCACTTCTCCTAAAATACTTACATTGAAGTTTTTCAGGGTAATTGACACCATAGGATCTGCAAGATATCTCTTCAGACGAGACTCAAGGTCTTGTTTTAGCTGCACCTGAGTCATTCCTTTAACGTATACATTTCCTAATACCGGAAAATATATATTTCCTTCTTCATTTACTAAATACTCACTTGGCTGTACATACTGATTTATTCCGGTACCCGAATCACTTCCTACCTTGTTTGTCGTATTAAGATTAAAAGGTTTTACTGCAATTTCGTCAAGTGCAGAAACAAGAATCAGAAGAACGTCCCCTTCCTGAATATGCAACCCTTGAAACTTCGCCTTGTTAACCTCTTCCGTCATGTCATGATTTGACATGTATACCATATTCTGCTTTGGCTTACATGATAGTAAAGTAACCGATAACAGCATTAAATATATAATAATTGTAATTTTCTTCATATGATATTCATTCTACGTCTTGTAAGCTTGTAAGTTTCTAGGCATACTTAAAAGTAGCCGGTCTTATTTTTTTTGATCGATATTAAATATATTTCACTGCAAATCTATCATTGATAAAAAGAAAAAAAACTACTACAAACTCACTTCTCGATCGTAAAAGTTTTAAATAAAAGCATAAAAAACATTATGCCGTATAATTGCAGTATCCTTGATAATATCCTTGATACTAAAATCAAAAAATTAGAGTCTACATTCATCTTTAAAAAAAAGACTTTAAGGCTCAATTTTGAAAATGTACAAGATCCAGCTATTTATATTTTTATCTTAATAAGACTTATCACTTACAAGTGAAAAGTATTTTATTTTAATGTTAATTCTTTTTCTAGCAATTTTCATTCCGATTTTAGGTAAAACAGTAAAAATATTTGTTTATTTTTAATTTATATATAGTATAATTTTAACTATGTTACTGATACACTTTATTTTCCGTTACTTTATCCAACACTTCAAATTCTGAATTATTACTTATAAATTCCGGAACTATGGTCTTTAAAATTTTAACCACCTGCAATCCGTCTTTCTTTATAGCTGCCCGCATAATTTGTTTGCACAAAAATTCTATATCTTCAAAGTCCATCAACGGGTCTTTCGATATCATGATTTTCTCATGATGTGTAGGAATCGTTGTAGAATTGTCGGTCAAAAGCTCCTCATATAGCTTTTCACCAGGTCTTAAGCCAATAAAATCAATTTTAATATCAACATCAGGGGTATACCCTGACAATTTTATCATTCTCTTTGCCAGATCAAGAATTTTGATTGGTTTACCCATGTCAAAAACATAGATCTCACCTCCCTGCCCCATTGTTCCTGCTTGAAGCACCAACTCGCATGCTTCAGGAATAGTCATAAAATAGCGGATGATATCGGGATGCGTAATCGTAACAGGGCCACCTTTTGCAATTTGTTTCCTGAAATGTGGTATTACCGAACCGTTGGAGCCCAGCACATTCCCAAAACGTGTCGTAATAAACTTTGTACAATTATCATTGCAGTTTTGTAAAGACTGTACAAAAAGTTCGGCTGCTCTTTTTGAAGCCCCCATAACATTGGTAGGATTCACAGCCTTATCTGTGGAGACCATCACAAAGCGGTTAACATTAAATTTTTTGGATAATAAAGCTAAATTTCTGGTTCCTGCAATATTTACAAAAATAGCTTCGTGCGGATTATCTTCTATAAGAGGTACATGCTTGTAGGCTGCCGCATGATAAACTATTGAAAATTGATGATCCTCAAATAATTTTTCAAGTCTATAACTATTTGAAATATCTGCCAGTATAAATTTGAATCTTTGGTTTGGGAATCTTTCCAACAATTCAAGCTTCAGTTCATGTAAAGGAGATTCGGCCTGATCGACTACAACAATAATTGATGAATTCAACTGGGCAACCTGTCTTACAATTTCACTTCCTATAGAGCCGGCACCTCCTGTTACCAAAACACTTTTATTAAAATGACGGCTTCTTACATCTTCACTTTTTATTTTAATAGGTGTACGGTCGAGTAAATCTTCAATCTGAATCGGGCGTATTTCTCCAATAATTCCGCCTTCATTTATTTTATTAATTACAGGTACTTTTAACACTTTCAACCCTTTGTCTAATGCGAGAGCCGTCCATTCTTCCATATCCGCCTTCGTCAACACTTCTTTAATTAAAATAGCATCAAATTGCTTTGTCAAATGAGTACTTGTAAGAAATTCCTTTTTACTAAAAATTTTATGTCCAAGTAACACAGCTTTTTTACAATCCGATCTTGTATTAAGAAATCCTGCTAATTGATAAGGATGTGTTGGATTGTGAATAATGGCATTTGCTAATGATACAGATTCATCTTCTATTCCTACGACAGCAATTCTTATTTTGGATGAAGTATTCTTAGCACCTATAAATAAACTGAAAAACTGCTTAGTAAGCATCCTGAAAAAAAACATCAGAAAAATAGAAATGAAAAAAAACAAGAAAAGTCCCGGATATAAATACACTGATTTACCTAATACCGATTCTGAAATAAAATTTAGCCCCAACAATACAAAAAGTGTACTACCCGATGACCATACAATTTTAAAAAAATCAAAAAAAGTAGAATGCCTTACAATCCCTGCATATGTTTTGAATAAAAACATAAATAAAACGTTAACAGCGATAACTGCCAGTATTTTTTCTTTACGATATTCAATAAAATTAATTTTTACATTCAGATTTTTTAAGAGCAAATGTGAAATTAAGATAGAAAAAGAAATGATTGAAATATCGATAAAAAAAACTACCCATCTAGGTATATATCTTAACTCTTTGATTTTAAAAACATTCCCCATACTACAAATAGACCAAAAATATTAATCTTATTTAATTCATCATTTGGTGGCTTGTTTTATTTGACAAAGATAAATAATTATTATTAATATTTTCACTCTCATATGTTAATTTCATTTAAAATATGATTTCAATAGGTAATTTTTTTTCAAAAAAAGATACAAAATTTAGACAGTAACGTCCATGAATTCTTAGATATAGCAATTCAAATTTTAGCATAACTGTAATAATAATTAAGATTTTAAAATTGCAGGAATACACTTTGAATTTTCTACCGAACGGTTCGATATATCGTCTTGAATAATACATCCAAAATGATACTCTTTAAATAAAAACAGTGTATAAGAATACTCTTACACACTGTTTATCAATTATTTATCACCTTATCATTTTGATAAGATTTCTTACTTTAAAAGTTTTTTCTTAACACTAACGTTTGATTACTTTCACTGTTTTCACCGTATTACCAGCAGTATTTACCTGAACCAGATAAACTCCTGATGCAAATCCTGAGAAATCAACCGTTCCTTTCGTATCATTAATAACTTTAGTCGTTACCAGCTGTCCTGCTGCACTGTAAACTGTAACTGAAACAATCTTTTCATTATATGAAACATTCAGGTAATCCTGTACCGGATTCGGGAACACTTTCAGATTATCATTCTTTGATAGTGTTGAAGTTTCATCCACTGCTAATGTACTTACAGGACATACAACAGGAACGAAAATTCTCTTTTGAACATATGTACCATCTCCTATTTGACCAGAACTATTATGCCCACATCCTGATAAAAATCCATTATTATCTATTACAAATGTATTGAATGAACCTCCTATAACAGTTTGTCTGTTAGTGGAATTTCCTATTTGCATTGGAGTATATTTAAAGTCTGTAGTTCCGTCTCCCAATTGTCCAACATCATTTAATCCCCATGTCCAAAGTGTTCCATCGGTTTTTATTCCTAAAGAAGTATAAAAATTGTTAGCATCAATACTTTTCCAATTTGTAGATGATCCAATTTGTATAGGACTTGTTTTACTCGTTGTAGTTCCGTCACCTAATTGCCCATAAGTATTAATTCCCCAAGCCCATAAGGTTCCATCGGTTTTTATTCCTAACGAATAATTAAGTCCGCCAACAATACTTTTCCAATTTGTAGCTGTTCCAATTTGTGTTGGAGTAGATTTATTTACTAAAGTTCCATCACCTAATTGTCCATTACTATTAAGTCCCCAAGCCCATAATGTTCCATTAGTCTTGATGGCAACAGTATGCTGTACTCCAGGTGCTACCATTTTCCAATCATTTGCTGTTCCTATTTGTGTTGGAACAGAAATATTTACTGCAGTTCCATCTCCTAACTGTCCGTTATCATTAAGTCCCCAAGCCCAAAGTGTTCCATTGGATTTTATAGCCACTGTATAATTGTCTCCAGTTGTAATACTTGTCCAATCATTTGCTGTTCCTATTTGTGTTGGAGTAGATTTATTTACTAAAGTTCCATCACCTAATTGTCCGTTATTATTATATCCCCAAGCCCATAATGTTCCATTTGTTTTTAATGCTATAGAGTGAAATTTACCAGCAGATACTTTTGACCAATTATTTGCTACTCCAATTTGTGTTGGAGTAATCTTTTGTATATTCGTTCCATCTCCTAACTGTCCATAATTATTGCCTCCCCATGCCCATAATGTTCCATCGGTCTTTATTCCTAATGAATAAGTATCTCCGGGACTAAAGTTTTGCCAACAACCTGTTGTAGATGTAGGAAGTGTAGTAAATGATCCTCCCGGTATCCAATTAACTTGGCTGCTGGATCCACAATTAGAACTTACCCACCAATAGTAAATGGTATTAGGTAATAAATTTGTCAAATTTGCCGTTGTGGAAGATGTAGTTCCATCTATACCACCAATCGTTGAATTTGTACTGTAAAGATACTGATAACCTCCGCTAGGAGCCGATGTCGGTGCCACCCAATTAAGAGTAGCTGAT encodes:
- a CDS encoding polysaccharide biosynthesis protein, which codes for MGNVFKIKELRYIPRWVVFFIDISIISFSILISHLLLKNLNVKINFIEYRKEKILAVIAVNVLFMFLFKTYAGIVRHSTFFDFFKIVWSSGSTLFVLLGLNFISESVLGKSVYLYPGLFLFFFISIFLMFFFRMLTKQFFSLFIGAKNTSSKIRIAVVGIEDESVSLANAIIHNPTHPYQLAGFLNTRSDCKKAVLLGHKIFSKKEFLTSTHLTKQFDAILIKEVLTKADMEEWTALALDKGLKVLKVPVINKINEGGIIGEIRPIQIEDLLDRTPIKIKSEDVRSRHFNKSVLVTGGAGSIGSEIVRQVAQLNSSIIVVVDQAESPLHELKLELLERFPNQRFKFILADISNSYRLEKLFEDHQFSIVYHAAAYKHVPLIEDNPHEAIFVNIAGTRNLALLSKKFNVNRFVMVSTDKAVNPTNVMGASKRAAELFVQSLQNCNDNCTKFITTRFGNVLGSNGSVIPHFRKQIAKGGPVTITHPDIIRYFMTIPEACELVLQAGTMGQGGEIYVFDMGKPIKILDLAKRMIKLSGYTPDVDIKIDFIGLRPGEKLYEELLTDNSTTIPTHHEKIMISKDPLMDFEDIEFLCKQIMRAAIKKDGLQVVKILKTIVPEFISNNSEFEVLDKVTENKVYQ
- a CDS encoding polysaccharide biosynthesis/export family protein, with translation MKKITIIIYLMLLSVTLLSCKPKQNMVYMSNHDMTEEVNKAKFQGLHIQEGDVLLILVSALDEIAVKPFNLNTTNKVGSDSGTGINQYVQPSEYLVNEEGNIYFPVLGNVYVKGMTQVQLKQDLESRLKRYLADPMVSITLKNFNVSILGEVKDPGQKQSVSQKINIFQALGLAGDMTDYGDRTNVKLIRTGDDGVDQIVQIDLTRSDIVSSPYYYIKQNDILYVQPDKNKQVLANTNPNRALTFQIIGALLTAGTLIVALTR